From Planctomycetota bacterium, the proteins below share one genomic window:
- the xerC gene encoding tyrosine recombinase XerC, translated as MSLFVDRFLGYLEGERGYSPQTLRAYAADLAGFADFAARGADDFDPAAVTTVQLRGYLARLRNQGAARSTTARKIASLRSFYRYLLREGIVNHNPASDLRLPRREKRLPVFLDEAEVARLLATPDPADPAGCRDRAILEVLYSTGMRISELAAVSFEDLDLLGEVLKARGKGKKERLVPLGGPALQALRDYLAVRPSLAGGRRVSARALWLNKGGTRLSDRGIRRLFEKHARAAGLPATVTPHTLRHSFATHMLNRGADLRAVQELLGHASLASTQVYTHVTTEKLKSVYGKAHPRA; from the coding sequence GTGTCGCTCTTCGTGGACAGGTTTCTCGGCTACCTCGAGGGCGAGCGCGGCTACTCGCCCCAGACGCTCCGCGCCTACGCCGCCGACCTGGCCGGCTTCGCCGACTTCGCGGCCCGCGGGGCGGACGACTTCGACCCCGCCGCGGTCACCACGGTGCAGCTCCGCGGCTACCTGGCCCGCCTGCGGAACCAGGGGGCGGCGCGCAGCACCACCGCGCGGAAGATCGCCTCGCTGCGCTCCTTCTACAGATACCTGCTGCGCGAGGGCATCGTCAACCACAACCCCGCCAGCGATCTGCGCCTGCCGCGCCGCGAGAAGCGCCTGCCGGTGTTCCTCGACGAGGCTGAGGTCGCCCGCCTCCTCGCCACGCCCGACCCCGCCGATCCGGCCGGCTGTCGCGACCGCGCGATCCTCGAGGTCCTCTACAGCACCGGGATGCGCATCAGCGAGCTGGCGGCGGTCAGCTTCGAGGATCTGGACCTCCTGGGCGAGGTCCTCAAGGCGCGGGGCAAGGGCAAGAAAGAGCGTCTGGTGCCGCTCGGCGGCCCGGCGCTTCAGGCGCTGCGCGACTACCTGGCCGTCCGGCCCTCGCTCGCCGGCGGCCGTCGCGTCAGCGCGCGCGCTCTCTGGCTCAACAAGGGCGGCACCCGGCTGTCCGACCGCGGGATTCGCCGCCTCTTCGAGAAGCACGCGCGCGCCGCCGGCCTGCCCGCCACGGTGACGCCGCACACGCTCCGCCACAGCTTCGCCACGCACATGCTCAACCGGGGGGCCGACCTGCGGGCCGTGCAGGAGCTGCTCGGCCACGCCAGCCTCGCCAGCACCCAGGTCTACACCCACGTCACCACCGAGAAGCTCAAGAGCGTCTACGGCAAGGCCCATCCCCGCGCGTAG
- a CDS encoding uroporphyrinogen decarboxylase family protein — protein MTSRERMLCAIRGGRPDRVPVSPWGFGRIAPDSALGRELVAACDLWIEAWGGGFSFCGARLVSETATETTADGTLTTTIYHTPAGDLRSRHQRTAVTSATIEFPCKSAADVEKLLSVPYEPLKADFAAFHATRAQYGDEALVCSGVCNAVCWPATVLSPEDFCLLWADAPDLFVEMCRVASARLDAFVEAACGAGVDAFRIIGGEYVTVQLGPAAVPRLLAPFDTQQIEIMHRHGAVVHYHNHGPIMRFLEPLADLGIDSMDPFEAPPWGDCDLAEAKRRLDGRTCIVGNLDDMEVLDKLPEREVCGLAEARLEQAGPDGFMLGGTSSGTYGEHAARNFMAMVRVADAYAKR, from the coding sequence TTGACCTCGCGCGAACGAATGCTGTGTGCGATTCGCGGCGGGCGGCCGGACCGCGTGCCCGTGTCGCCCTGGGGCTTCGGCCGCATCGCGCCCGACAGCGCCCTGGGGCGCGAACTGGTGGCGGCCTGCGACCTGTGGATCGAGGCCTGGGGCGGCGGCTTCTCGTTCTGCGGCGCGCGCCTCGTCTCCGAAACGGCCACCGAGACGACCGCCGACGGCACGCTCACCACCACGATCTACCACACGCCGGCCGGCGACCTCCGCTCGCGCCACCAGCGCACGGCCGTCACCTCGGCCACCATCGAGTTCCCCTGCAAATCGGCCGCCGACGTCGAGAAGCTGCTCTCGGTGCCCTACGAGCCGCTGAAGGCCGATTTCGCGGCGTTCCACGCCACAAGGGCCCAGTACGGCGACGAGGCCCTCGTGTGCTCCGGCGTGTGCAACGCCGTCTGCTGGCCGGCCACCGTGCTGTCGCCCGAGGACTTCTGCCTGCTGTGGGCCGACGCGCCCGACCTCTTCGTCGAGATGTGCCGCGTGGCCTCCGCGCGGCTCGACGCCTTCGTGGAGGCCGCCTGCGGAGCGGGCGTGGACGCCTTCCGCATCATCGGCGGCGAGTACGTCACCGTGCAACTCGGGCCGGCGGCCGTCCCCAGGCTCCTCGCCCCTTTCGACACGCAGCAGATCGAGATCATGCACCGCCACGGGGCCGTGGTGCACTACCACAACCACGGGCCGATCATGCGCTTCCTCGAGCCGCTGGCGGACCTGGGGATCGACTCGATGGACCCTTTCGAGGCGCCTCCCTGGGGCGACTGCGACCTGGCCGAGGCCAAACGCCGCCTGGACGGCCGCACCTGCATCGTGGGCAACCTCGACGACATGGAGGTGCTCGACAAGCTGCCCGAGCGCGAGGTGTGCGGCCTCGCCGAGGCGCGGCTCGAGCAGGCCGGGCCCGACGGCTTCATGCTCGGCGGCACCTCGTCCGGCACCTACGGCGAACACGCCGCGCGCAACTTCATGGCGATGGTGCGGGTGGCCGACGCCTATGCCAAGAGATGA
- a CDS encoding NAD-dependent epimerase/dehydratase family protein — translation MTGKRVMVVGGTGKIGKHLVPKLVGLGNEVHALARFGKPGQRERLEALGVRCFTTDVTCPAAFHGIPNDYDAVFHEAALKFGSEADAEATVEINVRAVGRAMEHFAGTRAFLFASSGNVYADAAEPASEATPPRPPSLYAMTRLGGEWMVDYFSRRNQTPAVLQRIFYGYHEEFGVPTDIARQIRDGEPVDLTTERVNCIWLDDLMDAMIASWQVASVPPKVLNLTSPETYAVRDIAERLGELMGRKPTFKGTPKGTSLLGDASEMARLLGPPKTSLDEGLRRIARSVLAREHPLDHPTQWEKRDGFGK, via the coding sequence ATGACCGGCAAACGCGTGATGGTCGTGGGCGGCACCGGCAAGATCGGCAAACACCTGGTGCCCAAGCTCGTGGGCCTGGGCAACGAGGTGCACGCCCTCGCCCGCTTCGGCAAACCGGGCCAGCGCGAGCGGCTCGAGGCCCTGGGCGTGCGCTGCTTCACCACCGACGTCACCTGCCCCGCCGCCTTCCACGGCATTCCGAACGACTACGACGCGGTGTTCCACGAGGCGGCGCTGAAGTTCGGCTCCGAGGCCGACGCCGAAGCCACCGTCGAGATCAACGTCCGCGCCGTCGGCCGCGCGATGGAGCACTTCGCCGGCACGCGGGCCTTCCTCTTCGCCTCCAGCGGCAACGTCTACGCCGACGCGGCCGAGCCGGCCTCCGAGGCCACGCCGCCCCGCCCGCCCAGCCTCTATGCCATGACCCGCCTCGGCGGCGAGTGGATGGTGGACTACTTCAGCCGCCGCAACCAGACGCCGGCCGTGCTCCAGCGCATCTTCTACGGCTACCACGAGGAGTTCGGCGTGCCCACCGACATCGCCCGCCAGATACGCGACGGCGAGCCGGTGGACCTCACGACCGAACGCGTGAACTGCATCTGGCTCGACGACCTGATGGACGCGATGATCGCCTCGTGGCAGGTGGCCAGCGTGCCGCCGAAGGTGCTGAACCTCACCAGCCCCGAGACCTATGCGGTGCGCGACATCGCCGAGCGCCTCGGCGAGCTCATGGGCCGAAAGCCGACGTTCAAGGGCACCCCGAAGGGGACCAGCCTGCTCGGCGACGCGAGCGAGATGGCCCGCCTCCTCGGCCCGCCCAAGACCAGCCTCGACGAGGGCCTCCGCCGCATCGCACGCTCCGTGCTGGCCCGCGAACACCCCCTCGACCACCCCACCCAATGGGAGAAGCGCGACGGGTTTGGAAAATGA
- a CDS encoding Gfo/Idh/MocA family oxidoreductase, whose product MTPVGVGLVGSQFVSTIHAEALKRVPRARLAAVASPTPGHAVAFARAHGIPHAFTDYRRMLEMPEVDLVVIGAPNDVHCQITCHAAAAGKHVVCEKPLCLNLAEADRMIAACRKAGVKLMYAEELCFAPKYVRLKKLADDGALGKLTLLKQSEKHDGPHAPHFWDVERSGGGVAMDMGCHAIEFFRWMLGKPRVLDVYAEMGTYVHGKRTRGDDNALLVLNFEGGVTCVAEESWTKPGGMDDRAEVYGSAGVAYANLLQGNAILTYSAGGYDYAVEKAGATKGWSFTIYEEAWNYGFPQEMEHFVNCVADDLEPLETGEDGRAVLEVLFAAYRSAAAGRKVKLPFRTRAAKPYDLWRGGRP is encoded by the coding sequence ATGACCCCCGTCGGCGTCGGCCTAGTCGGCTCGCAGTTCGTCTCGACGATCCACGCGGAGGCGCTCAAGCGCGTGCCGCGGGCCCGGCTGGCCGCCGTGGCCTCGCCCACGCCCGGCCACGCCGTCGCCTTCGCCAGAGCCCACGGCATCCCGCACGCATTCACCGATTACCGCCGGATGCTCGAAATGCCCGAGGTGGACCTGGTGGTGATCGGCGCCCCCAACGATGTGCATTGCCAGATCACCTGCCACGCCGCTGCCGCCGGCAAGCACGTGGTGTGCGAGAAGCCCCTGTGTCTGAACCTGGCCGAAGCCGACCGCATGATCGCCGCCTGCCGCAAGGCGGGCGTCAAGCTCATGTACGCCGAGGAGCTCTGCTTCGCACCCAAGTACGTCCGCCTCAAGAAGCTCGCGGACGACGGGGCGCTGGGCAAGCTCACGCTCCTCAAGCAGAGCGAGAAGCACGACGGGCCGCACGCGCCGCACTTCTGGGACGTCGAGCGCTCCGGCGGCGGTGTGGCGATGGACATGGGCTGCCACGCCATCGAGTTCTTCCGCTGGATGCTCGGCAAGCCGCGCGTCCTCGACGTCTATGCCGAGATGGGCACCTACGTGCACGGCAAGAGGACCCGCGGGGACGACAACGCCCTGCTGGTCCTGAACTTCGAGGGCGGCGTCACCTGCGTGGCCGAGGAGAGCTGGACCAAGCCCGGCGGCATGGACGACCGGGCCGAGGTCTACGGCTCGGCTGGCGTGGCCTACGCCAACCTGCTCCAGGGCAACGCCATTCTCACCTACTCGGCCGGCGGCTACGATTACGCCGTCGAGAAGGCCGGGGCCACGAAGGGCTGGTCCTTCACCATCTACGAGGAGGCCTGGAACTACGGCTTTCCGCAGGAGATGGAGCATTTCGTGAACTGCGTGGCCGACGACCTGGAGCCGCTGGAGACGGGCGAGGACGGGCGCGCCGTGCTCGAGGTTCTCTTCGCCGCCTATCGCTCGGCGGCCGCGGGCCGCAAGGTCAAGCTCCCCTTCCGCACCCGCGCCGCCAAGCCCTACGACCTGTGGCGAGGCGGGCGCCCATGA